Proteins co-encoded in one Myotis daubentonii chromosome 8, mMyoDau2.1, whole genome shotgun sequence genomic window:
- the LOC132239330 gene encoding gametogenetin-like: MPRTRPLRIPTPPARGWRTPPPNRSCRGGENSTPTGGTEARAEKPPRRRSGTAAKQQLRPTHSGRGAAPGRGAQRVRGRQTPKTLPRRETAEGRGSLRGGRRVGGGVRPSARPPRRRSRAAPAASAHASHSLPLTMFAEAVAGTRGRESAGAECPHSSGAEQTSEVATQGASLPGGGRVSAPRAQTRLRTSRAARRCYATGRPGNAPPERPSGLHAEGVFLTFRTFQKSDWGPPHQLRAEGSGGGSLSLLRGTRRRSLAWHLRGQWPVSPQEAGPRGAPPTVKLLALQGSGYLAR; the protein is encoded by the exons ATGCCCCGAACAAGGCCGCTCCGGATTCCCACGCCCCCCGCCCGGGGTTGGcgaaccccaccccccaatcgaTCTTGCCGAGGCGGGGAGAACTCGACTCCAACTGGTGGTACCGAGGCCAGGGCGGAGAAACCTCCGAGGCGACGCTCCGGGACGGCGGCCAAGCAGCAGCTGCGACCAACGCACAGCGGCCGTGGAGCCGCTCCGGGACGCGGGGCCCAGCGGGTCCGCGGGCGACAGACGCCCAAGACCCTCCCCCGGCGGGAGACGGCTGAGGGACGCGGGTCCCTTCGGGGcggaaggagggtggggggcggcgtTCGCCCCTCAGCCCGACCCCCGCGGCGCCGCAGCCGCGCCGCCCCCGCCGCGTCAGCTCACGCCTCGCACTCTCTTCCACTCACCATGTTCGCCGAGGCGGTCGCAGGGACGCGGGGCAGGGAGTCGGCGGGCGCCGAGTGTCCTCACAGCAGCGGGGCCGAGCAAACGAGCGAGGTGGCGACGCAGGGAGCGAGCCTACCAGGGGGAGGGCGCGTGAGCGCGCCGCGGGCCCAAACACGGCTGCGCACGTCACGCGCTGCCCGCCGTTGCTACGCAACCGGAAGGCCGGGTAACGCCCCGCCCGAGCGGCCTTCGGGACTGCACGCGGAAGGGGTCTTCCTCACCTTCCGGACCTTCCAGAAGTCTGACTGGGGTCCCCCTCACCAGCTCCGGGCcgaggggagtgggggtgggtccctctCTCTTCTGCGGGGGACGAGGAGGCGGAGCTTGGCCTGGCACCTGCGGGGCCAGTGGCCCGTCTCCCCCCAAGAGGCGGGGCCACGTGGCGCCCCGCCCACTGTGAAGCTGTTGGCCTTACAAGGAAGTGGCTACCTGGCCAG gtga